CGGCCTGCCGGCCCCGGCCGACAGTGTGACGGTTCAAAGCCTCTCGGACGGAGATGGCACAGGGGCTGGGGAAGCATTGTCAAAGCAGAGCCGGAAATATTTCCCGGTCCAAAGAGTGAACCTCAATCAGGCTTCGCAGCAGGCCTTGGAAAAACTGCCAAATATAGGCCCGGCCATGGCCAGGAGGATAATTGACTACCGGGCTGCCCAAGGCGGTTTTAAGAAAACTGAAGAATTGAGAAACGTCAAGGGGATCGGCCCCAAGCGCCTGAGCCAGCTGATGAAGCATGTGACGGTGGATCCTTGACAGTTAAAGCAC
This genomic window from bacterium contains:
- a CDS encoding ComEA family DNA-binding protein, producing MIFLTAAFMAGTAILAYKKSHPGFAPGLKTVIAGLPAPADSVTVQSLSDGDGTGAGEALSKQSRKYFPVQRVNLNQASQQALEKLPNIGPAMARRIIDYRAAQGGFKKTEELRNVKGIGPKRLSQLMKHVTVDP